The Pelagibacterium halotolerans B2 genome has a segment encoding these proteins:
- the cueR gene encoding Cu(I)-responsive transcriptional regulator: MNIGQAAKASAVSAKMIRYYESIGLIAPVHRTEAGYRIYDDQDVHALRFISRARDLGFSVDQMRELLALWRDRSRASSDVKAIALSHVEMLEEKAKALQQMSDTLRHLAANCHGDGRPECPIIEDFAKPGPAKARSKRRPRFETSAVVQSKSG, translated from the coding sequence ATGAACATCGGGCAGGCAGCCAAAGCCTCGGCCGTTTCGGCCAAGATGATCCGCTACTATGAGTCCATTGGACTAATCGCGCCGGTCCATCGAACCGAAGCAGGCTATCGGATCTATGATGATCAGGATGTTCACGCCTTGCGATTCATCAGCCGAGCAAGGGACCTCGGCTTTTCTGTCGATCAAATGCGCGAGCTGTTGGCGTTATGGCGTGATCGCAGTCGTGCCAGTTCTGACGTGAAGGCCATCGCACTGTCTCATGTGGAGATGCTTGAGGAAAAAGCCAAGGCTTTGCAGCAGATGAGCGACACGCTAAGGCACCTCGCAGCGAACTGTCATGGGGATGGTCGCCCAGAGTGCCCTATCATTGAGGACTTCGCCAAGCCTGGGCCAGCCAAGGCAAGGTCGAAACGCAGGCCCCGCTTCGAAACATCGGCTGTCGTTCAATCAAAGTCGGGTTAG
- a CDS encoding YdcF family protein, producing the protein MFFLLSQFLDFFLTPSNVLLLGTLSALAFWILRFRKIAVALGMASIVGLALAAWSPVGPFALGVLENRFPKAALPEDVAGIIVLGGAVDTHISYDRDALVLNEAGERIVEARILAARYPEADIFLSGGGGHIFDDGTLTESELARRALVDAGVAGERITMEELSRNTCENARETASVLGKQAEGTWILVTSASHMPRAVACFRTTDLAVLPYPVDYRTGPAGAYWPGTASSGLTTTDLAAHEWIGLVSYRLAGFTDVLFPSPGD; encoded by the coding sequence ATGTTTTTTTTGCTTTCGCAATTCCTCGACTTCTTTCTCACCCCATCCAACGTGCTCCTGCTCGGCACTCTGTCAGCACTGGCGTTTTGGATCTTGCGCTTCCGGAAGATAGCCGTAGCACTTGGAATGGCATCAATTGTCGGGTTGGCTCTTGCAGCATGGTCGCCCGTCGGGCCGTTTGCTCTCGGTGTTCTAGAAAACAGGTTCCCCAAGGCAGCACTGCCGGAAGATGTCGCGGGAATCATCGTACTCGGTGGCGCTGTGGACACGCACATTTCTTACGACAGGGATGCACTCGTTCTCAACGAGGCGGGCGAGCGGATCGTCGAGGCGCGTATTCTCGCCGCACGCTATCCCGAGGCCGACATTTTCCTTTCCGGGGGCGGCGGACATATTTTCGACGATGGAACTCTAACCGAGTCCGAACTGGCGCGACGTGCCCTGGTCGATGCCGGTGTTGCTGGTGAACGCATCACCATGGAAGAGCTTTCCCGCAACACCTGCGAGAACGCTCGAGAAACGGCGTCCGTTCTAGGCAAGCAGGCGGAGGGCACCTGGATTCTGGTGACATCGGCCAGTCACATGCCCCGTGCCGTTGCTTGTTTCAGGACCACGGATCTTGCGGTCTTGCCCTATCCAGTCGACTATCGGACCGGACCTGCTGGCGCGTATTGGCCAGGAACGGCCTCGAGCGGCCTAACCACGACTGATCTGGCTGCCCATGAATGGATTGGATTGGTCAGTTACCGACTGGCAGGCTTCACCGACGTTCTGTTTCCCTCGCCGGGAGATTGA
- a CDS encoding heavy metal translocating P-type ATPase yields the protein MNQVKQFDGMKSLDFSIEGMTCASCVSRVEKAIRAVPGVASASVNLATERARIELSGPTDVGQIAEAVHKAGYTPAAAEIITLDIEGMTCASCVGRVEKALKRLDGVVDAAVNLATERATVEVLAGTATKEDLARAVEAAGYIVRKIETGAGAPDREEAKAAEAVSLRNATLFAALVTAPLFVVEMGSHFIPAVHLFVMDTIGMQTNRYLQFVLASIVLFGPGCRFLVKGFPNLWRRAPDMNSLVALGASAAWGYSVVATFTPQLLPAGTSNVYYEAAAVIVTLILLGRYLEARAKGRTGQAIKRLVGLQAKTARIERDGETVEVSLDQVVAGNVVHIRPGDKIPVDGRVISGSSYVDEAMITGEPVPVQKAAGAEVVGGTINKTGAFTFEATRVGRDTVLAQIIAMVEAAQGAKLPIQALVDRVTGVFVPIVIGVAALTFLVWLTFGPSPQLSFALVNAVAVLIIACPCAMGLATPTSIMVGTGRAAELGILFRKGEALQTLRSAHIVALDKTGTLTLGRPELTDLVVAPGFDEAELLKFVASLEQHSEHPIAEAIVRGAKARSIRLLSAEDFEADPGFGITGMVEGRQILVGADRAIKRAGLTVDQFANHAIQFAEAGKSPLYAAIDGKLAAIIAVSDPIKPTSRAAIDYLHGLGLKVAMITGDNERTAQAVAKQLGIDEVVAEVLPSGKVEAIKALRGTGHRLAFVGDGINDAPALAEADVGIAVGTGTDIAIESADVVLMSGDLKGVGDAIAVSKATIRNIKQNLFWAFAYNIILIPVAAGVLYPSGSILLSPALAAGAMALSSVFVLGNALRLRRFSPRPVDREPSFGQQSAGIKMEHAQ from the coding sequence ATGAACCAGGTGAAACAATTTGATGGCATGAAGAGCCTCGATTTCAGCATCGAGGGGATGACTTGCGCCTCCTGCGTATCGCGCGTTGAAAAAGCTATTCGGGCCGTCCCTGGCGTCGCATCGGCTTCGGTCAACCTCGCTACCGAACGTGCGCGAATTGAACTTTCGGGTCCAACAGATGTCGGGCAGATCGCGGAGGCGGTGCACAAAGCGGGGTACACCCCCGCGGCCGCGGAGATTATTACACTCGATATTGAGGGCATGACCTGTGCCTCCTGCGTCGGACGTGTCGAAAAAGCACTCAAACGCCTGGACGGTGTCGTGGACGCCGCCGTCAATCTTGCAACCGAGCGTGCAACAGTCGAAGTGCTTGCAGGAACGGCCACGAAAGAGGATTTGGCACGCGCCGTTGAGGCGGCCGGTTACATTGTCCGAAAAATCGAAACCGGGGCCGGAGCCCCCGACCGGGAGGAGGCAAAGGCAGCCGAGGCCGTCTCACTGCGAAACGCCACGCTTTTTGCAGCGCTGGTCACCGCTCCGCTTTTCGTTGTCGAAATGGGATCCCATTTCATTCCCGCGGTGCATTTGTTTGTCATGGACACCATTGGCATGCAGACCAATCGTTACCTGCAGTTCGTTTTGGCGTCGATCGTATTGTTTGGCCCCGGGTGCAGGTTCCTCGTCAAAGGCTTTCCCAACCTCTGGCGCCGGGCACCGGACATGAATTCCCTTGTCGCACTGGGAGCTTCCGCGGCGTGGGGATATTCTGTGGTTGCAACCTTCACACCGCAACTGCTGCCGGCCGGCACGAGCAATGTCTATTACGAGGCCGCAGCGGTAATCGTCACCCTGATCCTGCTCGGACGCTATCTTGAGGCGCGGGCCAAGGGCCGGACTGGTCAGGCCATCAAACGACTTGTCGGACTGCAGGCGAAGACGGCGCGGATCGAACGCGACGGAGAAACCGTTGAGGTTTCGCTCGATCAGGTCGTGGCCGGGAATGTCGTTCACATTCGCCCCGGCGACAAAATTCCGGTGGACGGGCGCGTGATCTCAGGATCCTCCTATGTCGATGAGGCGATGATCACCGGCGAACCGGTCCCCGTTCAAAAGGCGGCAGGTGCCGAAGTGGTTGGCGGGACAATTAACAAAACGGGTGCCTTCACGTTTGAAGCGACCCGGGTCGGGCGCGATACGGTGCTGGCCCAGATCATTGCCATGGTCGAGGCAGCACAAGGGGCAAAGCTGCCGATCCAGGCTTTGGTCGACCGAGTTACCGGGGTCTTTGTTCCAATCGTTATCGGTGTGGCCGCTTTGACGTTTCTGGTTTGGCTCACCTTCGGGCCTTCGCCACAATTGAGTTTTGCTCTGGTCAATGCCGTGGCTGTTCTGATCATCGCTTGCCCGTGCGCCATGGGGCTCGCGACGCCCACCTCTATTATGGTCGGCACTGGTCGAGCGGCGGAATTGGGTATTCTCTTCCGCAAGGGCGAGGCGCTGCAAACCCTGCGTTCTGCGCACATTGTCGCGCTGGACAAGACCGGCACACTGACATTGGGTCGACCCGAACTGACCGATCTTGTCGTAGCGCCAGGTTTTGACGAAGCTGAACTCCTCAAGTTTGTAGCAAGCCTGGAGCAGCACTCCGAGCATCCCATCGCAGAAGCGATCGTTCGGGGAGCGAAGGCCCGCTCAATTAGACTTCTGAGTGCAGAGGATTTTGAGGCTGATCCTGGCTTTGGCATTACCGGGATGGTCGAGGGGCGACAAATTCTGGTCGGAGCCGATCGGGCCATCAAGCGCGCAGGTCTCACCGTTGACCAGTTTGCCAATCATGCAATTCAATTTGCAGAGGCGGGAAAATCCCCGCTTTATGCAGCAATAGATGGCAAGTTGGCTGCGATCATCGCGGTATCCGATCCGATTAAGCCAACGTCGCGCGCAGCCATCGATTATCTTCACGGCCTGGGACTCAAGGTTGCGATGATCACTGGCGACAACGAAAGGACCGCACAGGCTGTCGCCAAACAACTTGGTATTGACGAGGTGGTCGCGGAAGTGCTGCCGAGTGGCAAGGTTGAGGCCATCAAGGCGCTCCGCGGGACGGGGCACCGTCTTGCCTTCGTGGGCGACGGCATAAACGATGCACCCGCGCTTGCCGAAGCCGATGTCGGAATTGCCGTAGGTACCGGAACCGATATCGCCATTGAAAGTGCAGATGTCGTTCTGATGTCTGGTGACCTCAAGGGAGTTGGCGATGCCATTGCCGTGAGCAAAGCGACAATTCGTAACATCAAGCAGAACCTGTTTTGGGCGTTTGCCTACAACATCATATTGATCCCGGTGGCAGCAGGGGTTCTCTATCCCTCTGGGAGTATTCTGCTGTCGCCGGCACTGGCCGCCGGTGCCATGGCACTCTCAAGCGTATTTGTGTTGGGGAACGCGCTGCGGCTGAGGCGATTTTCGCCTCGGCCCGTCGATCGTGAGCCTTCCTTCGGGCAGCAAAGTGCTGGGATAAAAATGGAGCATGCACAATGA
- a CDS encoding multicopper oxidase family protein produces the protein MTNVLTRRGFLTATAALAATTALPRIGRAQEASRQLSVATRTIEVKGKAASVYGIAGPGRRQGLILDPGERFKLILENTLDVETIVHWHGQIPPNVQDGVPDLPRPKLVSGETRDYDFEPLAGTHWMHSHVPTQEMNLLAAPLIVRSTEDVAEDRQEVVMFLHDFSFKDPQAILDEITQGAGHTDMDHGSSGATPQSSMQMDHGDMDMGQMTMSDMANMSTMAMDLNDFNFDAYLTNDRTLDDPEIIRVESGGRVKLRIINASSATTFWIDTGIEGRLVAVDGHRISPLNGNRFGLAMGQRLDIDLDLPSEMRAFPILALREGERERTGMILAPAGAVVSKISGMAETSSRAFDVDLSQEGRLRAIDALPDKEVTNSQMIMLDGSMSPYVWTIDGRGWGEHTPIVAKSGERVELMFHNMSMMGHPMHLHGHAFQVVGVNARRVSGAIRDTVYVPPMASVTIAMDAGEAARWMLHCHHMPHLSTGMMTEFRVQA, from the coding sequence ATGACAAACGTGCTAACCCGCCGTGGCTTTCTCACGGCAACCGCCGCGCTTGCGGCAACCACTGCCCTTCCTCGCATAGGTCGGGCTCAAGAAGCGTCTCGCCAACTCTCCGTCGCCACTCGCACCATCGAGGTCAAAGGAAAGGCCGCCTCCGTCTACGGTATCGCCGGTCCCGGGCGCCGTCAGGGCCTTATCCTCGATCCAGGCGAACGATTTAAGCTCATCCTGGAAAACACCCTCGACGTCGAAACAATCGTTCACTGGCACGGACAGATACCGCCCAATGTCCAGGACGGCGTTCCCGATCTGCCACGCCCCAAGCTGGTATCCGGCGAAACCCGGGACTATGATTTCGAGCCGCTTGCCGGCACCCACTGGATGCACAGCCACGTACCAACCCAGGAAATGAACCTTCTCGCTGCACCGCTTATCGTGCGCAGCACCGAGGACGTGGCCGAGGACCGCCAGGAAGTGGTGATGTTCCTGCACGACTTCTCGTTCAAGGATCCACAAGCGATCCTGGATGAGATTACCCAGGGCGCCGGGCATACGGACATGGATCACGGATCTTCCGGTGCGACGCCACAAAGTTCGATGCAGATGGACCATGGTGACATGGACATGGGACAGATGACCATGAGCGACATGGCAAACATGTCGACCATGGCCATGGACCTCAACGACTTCAACTTCGATGCCTATCTCACCAACGACCGCACGCTCGACGACCCCGAAATCATCCGGGTCGAAAGCGGCGGGCGCGTCAAGTTGCGCATCATCAACGCCTCCTCGGCGACCACCTTCTGGATCGACACCGGCATCGAGGGGCGACTAGTAGCAGTCGATGGCCACAGGATTTCTCCCCTCAACGGCAACCGGTTCGGTCTTGCAATGGGACAGCGTCTCGATATCGACCTCGACCTCCCTTCCGAAATGCGCGCCTTCCCCATCCTGGCACTTCGCGAAGGGGAGCGTGAACGCACCGGTATGATCCTTGCACCGGCAGGGGCGGTAGTATCGAAAATATCCGGCATGGCGGAGACGTCATCACGCGCCTTCGACGTCGATCTCTCCCAAGAGGGAAGGCTTCGCGCGATCGATGCTCTCCCTGACAAGGAGGTGACCAACAGCCAGATGATCATGCTGGACGGGTCGATGTCGCCCTACGTCTGGACCATCGATGGTCGCGGCTGGGGTGAGCATACGCCGATCGTAGCCAAGAGCGGTGAACGTGTTGAGCTGATGTTTCACAACATGTCGATGATGGGCCACCCCATGCATTTGCACGGCCATGCCTTCCAGGTGGTCGGCGTCAACGCCCGCCGAGTTTCCGGGGCTATCCGCGACACCGTCTATGTCCCCCCGATGGCCAGCGTAACAATTGCCATGGACGCAGGTGAGGCGGCTCGGTGGATGCTGCACTGCCATCACATGCCGCACCTGTCGACCGGAATGATGACCGAATTTCGGGTCCAGGCCTGA
- a CDS encoding heavy-metal-associated domain-containing protein has product MHEFKVQDMTCGHCAGTIEKAVKSADPAATVDVDLSTHSVRIESAQPGAALKRVIADAGYSPEPI; this is encoded by the coding sequence ATGCATGAGTTCAAAGTTCAGGACATGACCTGCGGCCATTGTGCAGGAACGATCGAAAAGGCGGTAAAAAGTGCTGACCCCGCGGCCACGGTGGATGTCGATCTCAGTACCCACTCTGTCCGCATCGAAAGTGCTCAGCCGGGTGCCGCCCTAAAACGCGTCATCGCGGACGCAGGATATTCTCCTGAGCCCATTTAA
- a CDS encoding heavy metal translocating P-type ATPase — MNERHHHHQHGEDSQGATDASGHDKHAGHSVSMFRDKFWLSLALTIPTVIWEPMIQDWFGYTAPPFPGSAFIPAFFGTVVFTYGGRVFLNSAIGELKAQLPGMMTLISLAISVAFVYSFAVLLGFDGHPLWWELATLVTIMLLGHWIEMRSISQAQGALNELAKLLPDLAVRVIEGDRTEEVPVSGLRTDDVVLVRPGASIPADGVVISGKSAVNESMITGESQLVDKTEGSEVLGGTVNGQGSLRVRVLQTGQETALAGIMRLVSQAQSSRSRAQALADRAAFLLTVVAIVAGVATLAAWLLLGAEIDFTVTRVVTVLVIACPHALGLAVPLVTAISTTLGARNGLLIRDRRGLEEARNLDTVVFDKTGTLTLGSHRVVEIVAAKENDPDTVLSLAAAVERDSEHPIAQALLKSAEDKGLALPRSTSFESAAGKGVEAVVEARRLSVGGPALLRQRNVELDNYIANATRRFGDNGQAAIYLVEGENVLAVFAIADQVRPESKAAVAKLQSMAIEVVILTGDSEAVARSVGRELGIDTVFAGVLPDQKSDKIKELQARGKRVAMVGDGVNDAPALVTADVGVAVGAGTDVAVEAGDVVLVRSDPRDIARIVILSRATYRKMIQNLWWAAGYNIVAIPLAAGVLYWAGIVLAPAVGAVLMSASTVIVAINAQLLRRLDMAR; from the coding sequence ATGAATGAACGTCACCATCACCACCAGCATGGTGAAGACAGCCAGGGTGCGACAGACGCATCGGGGCACGACAAGCATGCGGGGCACTCGGTTTCAATGTTTCGTGACAAGTTCTGGCTCTCGCTGGCCCTGACGATACCCACTGTCATTTGGGAGCCAATGATTCAGGATTGGTTTGGCTACACCGCGCCCCCGTTTCCAGGATCTGCATTCATCCCCGCCTTTTTTGGAACGGTTGTCTTCACCTACGGGGGGCGGGTATTTCTGAACAGTGCAATCGGTGAGCTCAAGGCGCAGCTCCCGGGCATGATGACGCTGATCTCGTTGGCCATCTCCGTTGCGTTTGTCTACAGCTTTGCCGTCTTGCTCGGGTTCGACGGTCACCCGCTGTGGTGGGAGCTGGCCACGTTGGTGACCATCATGCTGCTGGGACACTGGATCGAGATGCGCTCGATTTCCCAGGCGCAAGGCGCACTCAATGAACTGGCGAAGTTATTGCCCGATTTGGCTGTACGGGTAATTGAAGGAGACAGGACCGAAGAGGTGCCTGTGTCGGGCCTCAGGACGGATGACGTCGTTCTTGTGCGACCAGGGGCCTCGATCCCTGCCGATGGCGTCGTCATATCCGGCAAAAGCGCTGTCAACGAATCCATGATTACCGGGGAATCTCAACTGGTCGACAAGACAGAGGGATCCGAAGTCCTCGGCGGCACCGTGAACGGGCAGGGCTCCCTTCGTGTGCGCGTGCTTCAAACAGGTCAGGAAACGGCCTTGGCCGGCATCATGAGGCTGGTTTCTCAAGCACAGTCGTCCCGCTCGCGCGCCCAGGCACTGGCTGACCGGGCCGCCTTTCTGCTCACCGTTGTTGCCATTGTTGCCGGTGTCGCAACCCTTGCCGCATGGTTGCTGCTCGGTGCCGAGATCGATTTTACGGTTACCCGGGTGGTGACCGTGCTCGTCATCGCCTGTCCTCACGCTCTTGGGCTTGCCGTTCCACTGGTCACGGCCATTTCAACCACCCTGGGTGCCCGCAATGGTTTGCTCATTCGGGACCGTCGTGGTCTTGAGGAAGCGCGAAATCTCGACACCGTCGTATTCGACAAGACCGGAACATTGACGCTTGGTTCCCACCGGGTGGTTGAGATTGTCGCCGCAAAGGAAAATGATCCGGATACGGTATTGTCGCTCGCAGCAGCAGTCGAACGGGACTCCGAACACCCAATCGCACAGGCGTTACTCAAGAGCGCAGAAGACAAAGGGCTCGCGCTCCCGCGGTCAACGAGTTTCGAGTCAGCAGCCGGCAAGGGCGTCGAGGCTGTTGTCGAGGCACGCCGCTTGTCCGTCGGGGGGCCGGCGTTGTTGCGGCAACGCAATGTCGAGCTCGACAATTACATAGCGAACGCAACCCGTCGCTTTGGTGACAATGGGCAGGCCGCGATTTATCTTGTGGAGGGCGAGAACGTTTTGGCGGTGTTCGCGATCGCCGATCAGGTGCGCCCGGAATCCAAAGCGGCCGTGGCCAAACTCCAATCGATGGCTATCGAGGTCGTTATCCTGACAGGGGATTCCGAGGCCGTTGCGCGATCCGTGGGGCGAGAGCTCGGGATCGACACCGTCTTCGCCGGCGTATTGCCCGATCAGAAGTCCGACAAGATCAAGGAACTACAGGCTCGAGGCAAGCGTGTCGCCATGGTGGGCGATGGCGTCAACGACGCTCCCGCTCTCGTCACCGCCGATGTAGGTGTGGCCGTAGGTGCGGGAACCGATGTGGCTGTCGAAGCAGGCGATGTGGTTCTGGTGCGCTCCGATCCCCGAGACATTGCCCGCATCGTGATCCTCAGCCGCGCGACCTATCGCAAGATGATACAAAACCTTTGGTGGGCAGCCGGCTACAACATCGTTGCCATTCCGCTTGCGGCAGGGGTGCTCTATTGGGCCGGCATCGTATTGGCCCCCGCGGTGGGGGCGGTGCTAATGTCGGCCAGCACGGTGATCGTTGCAATCAACGCTCAGTTGCTTCGGCGGCTCGACATGGCACGTTGA
- a CDS encoding c-type cytochrome has product MGRNIIIATLVALIATMTVAIVLIGGRGTADDPQAGDVAEGRQLYLKNCAACHGDTLEGQPNWRERLPNGRMPAPPHDETGHTWHHSDDQLFRITRDGVAAIVGGNYESDMPGFGEILTDDEIWAVLEYIKSTWPEPERARQAQRSQ; this is encoded by the coding sequence ATGGGCCGTAACATTATCATCGCAACGCTGGTCGCCTTGATCGCTACGATGACAGTCGCAATTGTGCTTATTGGTGGGCGCGGCACTGCCGATGACCCTCAAGCCGGTGATGTCGCCGAGGGCCGTCAACTCTATCTTAAAAACTGCGCTGCTTGCCACGGCGATACACTTGAGGGTCAACCAAACTGGCGTGAACGGTTGCCCAATGGGCGGATGCCGGCTCCACCTCATGACGAAACCGGACACACCTGGCACCATAGCGATGACCAACTCTTTCGGATCACGCGCGACGGCGTGGCTGCAATCGTCGGTGGGAATTACGAAAGTGACATGCCAGGCTTCGGTGAAATCCTGACTGATGACGAGATCTGGGCCGTTCTTGAATACATCAAGAGCACCTGGCCCGAACCTGAACGGGCTCGTCAGGCCCAGAGATCACAGTGA